In a genomic window of Rhododendron vialii isolate Sample 1 chromosome 12a, ASM3025357v1:
- the LOC131310557 gene encoding probable 6-phosphogluconolactonase 2 isoform X2 has product MPVQARSMALYGADNGRGELRIHDSIDELSTDLADYIAELSDASVKERGVFTIALSGGSLIGLMGRLCEAPYKKTVDWGKWHIFWADERVVAKSHAESNYKLARDGLLSKVPIIPNHIHSINDSASAEQAAEDYEFVIRQLVRTRVISVSEINDCPKFDLIILGMGPDGHVASLFPNHSALNENDEWVTFITDSPKPPPERITFTMPVLNSASNVAAVVTGIGKSEAVHLAIDNVGPNCPLLPARMVRPSNGKLVWFLDKSAASELDNFSQFSQS; this is encoded by the exons ATGCCCGTGCAAGCCAGAAG CATGGCTCTTTATGGGGCTGATAATGGTAGAGGGGAGTTGAGGATTCATGACAGTATAGATGAGCTTAGCACAGATTTGGCTGACTATATAGCGGAATTATCAGATGCGTCGGTGAAAGAGAGGGGTGTTTTTACCATTGCTTTATCAGGCGGTTCTCTCATTGGCTTGATGGG AAGACTTTGTGAAGCTCCTTATAAGAAGACTGTTGACTGGGGCAAGTGGCACATATTTTGGGCCGATGAGCGCGTTGTAGCGAAAAGTCATGCCGAGAGCAACTACAAGCTTGCCAGAGATGGCCTTCTATCAAAG GTTCCCATCATTCCGAACCATATCCACTCCATCAACGACTCAGCATCAGCAGAACAAGCCGCCGAGGACTACGAATTCGTCATCAGGCAGCTCGTCAGAACCCGTGTGATCAGCGTGTCAGAGATCAATGACTGCCCGAAATTCGACCTCATAATCCTCGGAATGGGTCCTGATGGACATGTTGCTTCATTGTTCCCCAACCACTCCGCTCTCAACGAGAACGACGAGTGGGTTACTTTCATCACCGACTCCCCCAAGCCCCCGCCCGAGCGAATCACTTTCACCATGCCTGTCCTCAACTCGGCGTCCAACGTGGCCGCGGTCGTGACTGGAATCGGAAAATCAGAGGCTGTACACTTGGCGATCGATAATGTGGGGCCTAACTGCCCATTGTTGCCAGCGAGGATGGTTCGGCCTAGTAATGGGAAGTTGGTGTGGTTTTTGGACAAGTCAGCTGCCTCAGAACTTGACAATTTTTCTCAGTTTTCTCAATCCTAG
- the LOC131310557 gene encoding probable 6-phosphogluconolactonase 2 isoform X1 — protein MPVQARRSMALYGADNGRGELRIHDSIDELSTDLADYIAELSDASVKERGVFTIALSGGSLIGLMGRLCEAPYKKTVDWGKWHIFWADERVVAKSHAESNYKLARDGLLSKVPIIPNHIHSINDSASAEQAAEDYEFVIRQLVRTRVISVSEINDCPKFDLIILGMGPDGHVASLFPNHSALNENDEWVTFITDSPKPPPERITFTMPVLNSASNVAAVVTGIGKSEAVHLAIDNVGPNCPLLPARMVRPSNGKLVWFLDKSAASELDNFSQFSQS, from the exons ATGCCCGTGCAAGCCAGAAG AAGCATGGCTCTTTATGGGGCTGATAATGGTAGAGGGGAGTTGAGGATTCATGACAGTATAGATGAGCTTAGCACAGATTTGGCTGACTATATAGCGGAATTATCAGATGCGTCGGTGAAAGAGAGGGGTGTTTTTACCATTGCTTTATCAGGCGGTTCTCTCATTGGCTTGATGGG AAGACTTTGTGAAGCTCCTTATAAGAAGACTGTTGACTGGGGCAAGTGGCACATATTTTGGGCCGATGAGCGCGTTGTAGCGAAAAGTCATGCCGAGAGCAACTACAAGCTTGCCAGAGATGGCCTTCTATCAAAG GTTCCCATCATTCCGAACCATATCCACTCCATCAACGACTCAGCATCAGCAGAACAAGCCGCCGAGGACTACGAATTCGTCATCAGGCAGCTCGTCAGAACCCGTGTGATCAGCGTGTCAGAGATCAATGACTGCCCGAAATTCGACCTCATAATCCTCGGAATGGGTCCTGATGGACATGTTGCTTCATTGTTCCCCAACCACTCCGCTCTCAACGAGAACGACGAGTGGGTTACTTTCATCACCGACTCCCCCAAGCCCCCGCCCGAGCGAATCACTTTCACCATGCCTGTCCTCAACTCGGCGTCCAACGTGGCCGCGGTCGTGACTGGAATCGGAAAATCAGAGGCTGTACACTTGGCGATCGATAATGTGGGGCCTAACTGCCCATTGTTGCCAGCGAGGATGGTTCGGCCTAGTAATGGGAAGTTGGTGTGGTTTTTGGACAAGTCAGCTGCCTCAGAACTTGACAATTTTTCTCAGTTTTCTCAATCCTAG
- the LOC131310557 gene encoding probable 6-phosphogluconolactonase 2 isoform X4 codes for MALYGADNGRGELRIHDSIDELSTDLADYIAELSDASVKERGVFTIALSGGSLIGLMGRLCEAPYKKTVDWGKWHIFWADERVVAKSHAESNYKLARDGLLSKVPIIPNHIHSINDSASAEQAAEDYEFVIRQLVRTRVISVSEINDCPKFDLIILGMGPDGHVASLFPNHSALNENDEWVTFITDSPKPPPERITFTMPVLNSASNVAAVVTGIGKSEAVHLAIDNVGPNCPLLPARMVRPSNGKLVWFLDKSAASELDNFSQFSQS; via the exons ATGGCTCTTTATGGGGCTGATAATGGTAGAGGGGAGTTGAGGATTCATGACAGTATAGATGAGCTTAGCACAGATTTGGCTGACTATATAGCGGAATTATCAGATGCGTCGGTGAAAGAGAGGGGTGTTTTTACCATTGCTTTATCAGGCGGTTCTCTCATTGGCTTGATGGG AAGACTTTGTGAAGCTCCTTATAAGAAGACTGTTGACTGGGGCAAGTGGCACATATTTTGGGCCGATGAGCGCGTTGTAGCGAAAAGTCATGCCGAGAGCAACTACAAGCTTGCCAGAGATGGCCTTCTATCAAAG GTTCCCATCATTCCGAACCATATCCACTCCATCAACGACTCAGCATCAGCAGAACAAGCCGCCGAGGACTACGAATTCGTCATCAGGCAGCTCGTCAGAACCCGTGTGATCAGCGTGTCAGAGATCAATGACTGCCCGAAATTCGACCTCATAATCCTCGGAATGGGTCCTGATGGACATGTTGCTTCATTGTTCCCCAACCACTCCGCTCTCAACGAGAACGACGAGTGGGTTACTTTCATCACCGACTCCCCCAAGCCCCCGCCCGAGCGAATCACTTTCACCATGCCTGTCCTCAACTCGGCGTCCAACGTGGCCGCGGTCGTGACTGGAATCGGAAAATCAGAGGCTGTACACTTGGCGATCGATAATGTGGGGCCTAACTGCCCATTGTTGCCAGCGAGGATGGTTCGGCCTAGTAATGGGAAGTTGGTGTGGTTTTTGGACAAGTCAGCTGCCTCAGAACTTGACAATTTTTCTCAGTTTTCTCAATCCTAG
- the LOC131310557 gene encoding probable 6-phosphogluconolactonase 2 isoform X3: MIMALYGADNGRGELRIHDSIDELSTDLADYIAELSDASVKERGVFTIALSGGSLIGLMGRLCEAPYKKTVDWGKWHIFWADERVVAKSHAESNYKLARDGLLSKVPIIPNHIHSINDSASAEQAAEDYEFVIRQLVRTRVISVSEINDCPKFDLIILGMGPDGHVASLFPNHSALNENDEWVTFITDSPKPPPERITFTMPVLNSASNVAAVVTGIGKSEAVHLAIDNVGPNCPLLPARMVRPSNGKLVWFLDKSAASELDNFSQFSQS, translated from the exons Atgat CATGGCTCTTTATGGGGCTGATAATGGTAGAGGGGAGTTGAGGATTCATGACAGTATAGATGAGCTTAGCACAGATTTGGCTGACTATATAGCGGAATTATCAGATGCGTCGGTGAAAGAGAGGGGTGTTTTTACCATTGCTTTATCAGGCGGTTCTCTCATTGGCTTGATGGG AAGACTTTGTGAAGCTCCTTATAAGAAGACTGTTGACTGGGGCAAGTGGCACATATTTTGGGCCGATGAGCGCGTTGTAGCGAAAAGTCATGCCGAGAGCAACTACAAGCTTGCCAGAGATGGCCTTCTATCAAAG GTTCCCATCATTCCGAACCATATCCACTCCATCAACGACTCAGCATCAGCAGAACAAGCCGCCGAGGACTACGAATTCGTCATCAGGCAGCTCGTCAGAACCCGTGTGATCAGCGTGTCAGAGATCAATGACTGCCCGAAATTCGACCTCATAATCCTCGGAATGGGTCCTGATGGACATGTTGCTTCATTGTTCCCCAACCACTCCGCTCTCAACGAGAACGACGAGTGGGTTACTTTCATCACCGACTCCCCCAAGCCCCCGCCCGAGCGAATCACTTTCACCATGCCTGTCCTCAACTCGGCGTCCAACGTGGCCGCGGTCGTGACTGGAATCGGAAAATCAGAGGCTGTACACTTGGCGATCGATAATGTGGGGCCTAACTGCCCATTGTTGCCAGCGAGGATGGTTCGGCCTAGTAATGGGAAGTTGGTGTGGTTTTTGGACAAGTCAGCTGCCTCAGAACTTGACAATTTTTCTCAGTTTTCTCAATCCTAG